From the genome of Blautia pseudococcoides, one region includes:
- a CDS encoding co-chaperone GroES: MKLVPLGDRVVLKQLVAEETTKSGIVLPGQAQEKPQQAEVVAVGPGGVIDGKEVKMEVAAGDQVIYSKYAGTEVKLDDEEFIIVKQGDILAVVK, from the coding sequence ATGAAATTAGTACCATTAGGAGACAGAGTTGTATTAAAACAGTTGGTTGCAGAAGAGACCACAAAATCCGGAATCGTGTTACCGGGCCAGGCACAGGAAAAACCGCAGCAGGCAGAAGTTGTAGCAGTAGGACCGGGCGGAGTGATCGACGGCAAAGAAGTTAAAATGGAAGTAGCTGCAGGCGATCAGGTGATCTACTCTAAATATGCCGGTACAGAAGTAAAGCTGGACGATGAAGAGTTCATCATCGTGAAACAGGGTGACATCCTTGCTGTTGTAAAATAA
- the codY gene encoding GTP-sensing pleiotropic transcriptional regulator CodY, with protein sequence MSVQLLDKTRKINKLLHNNNSSKVLFNDICEVMVETLDSNILVISRKGKVLGVGTCPGVEEITELIDSEVGGYIDKLLNERLLGVLSTKENVNLQTLGFEGENISKYMAIISPIDIAGERLGTLFMYRDQKGYDIEDIIVSEYGTTVVGLEMMRSVHEENAEENRKIQVVKSAFNTLSFSELEAIIHIFDELDGDEGILVASKIADRVGITRSVIVNALRKFESAGVIESRSSGMKGTYIKVLNEVIFDELEEIKKRKLVKKQ encoded by the coding sequence ATGAGCGTACAGTTATTGGATAAAACCAGAAAGATTAACAAACTGCTTCATAACAACAATTCTTCTAAGGTGCTGTTCAACGATATTTGTGAGGTGATGGTGGAGACTTTAGACTCCAATATCCTGGTTATCAGCAGGAAAGGAAAGGTGCTTGGTGTAGGTACCTGTCCGGGTGTGGAGGAGATTACGGAATTGATTGACAGTGAAGTGGGCGGTTATATTGATAAACTGCTCAATGAGCGTCTGCTTGGCGTGCTGTCGACAAAGGAGAATGTGAATCTTCAGACATTGGGATTTGAAGGAGAGAACATCAGTAAGTATATGGCAATTATCAGTCCGATTGATATTGCAGGTGAGAGGCTGGGTACCCTTTTTATGTACAGGGATCAGAAGGGGTATGATATCGAGGACATTATTGTGAGCGAATATGGCACAACTGTTGTGGGGCTGGAGATGATGCGCTCTGTACATGAGGAGAATGCAGAGGAGAACAGGAAAATTCAGGTAGTGAAATCTGCGTTCAATACGCTTTCTTTCTCAGAATTGGAAGCGATTATCCATATTTTTGATGAACTGGATGGGGACGAGGGGATTTTGGTGGCAAGTAAGATCGCCGACAGAGTGGGGATCACCCGTTCTGTGATCGTCAATGCGCTGAGGAAGTTTGAGAGCGCTGGCGTTATTGAGTCCAGGTCTTCAGGTATGAAGGGAACATATATCAAAGTGCTCAATGAAGTGATTTTTGATGAGCTGGAAGAGATCAAAAAGCGCAAGCTGGTAAAAAAGCAGTAG
- the topA gene encoding type I DNA topoisomerase: MAKYLVIVESPAKVKTIKKFLGSNYEVMASNGHVRDLPKSQLGIDVENDYEPKYITIRGKGDILAGLRKAAKKADKVYLATDPDREGEAISWHLSKALKLDEKKMRRITFNEITKTAVKASIKEARDIDMNLVDAQQTRRMLDRMVGYRISPVLWAKVKRGLSAGRVQSVALRIIGDREDEINAFIPEEYWTLDAEFAVKGEKKPLIAKFYGNKSKKMSIGSREELDKILEGLEGVSYEVAEVKKSERSKKPPLPFTTSTLQQEASKVLNFSTQKTMRLAQQLYEGIDIKGNGTVGVITYLRTDSTRISEEAESAAHAYITSQYGPDYTLTQEKKDDKKKKIQDAHEAIRPTDITRTPASLKESLSRDQFRLYQLIWKRFTASRMQNAKYETTSVKIKGGEYYFTMAASKLKFDGFMAVYVQEDEEKTENAFLAKGLDESTELSFQGFHEQQHFTQPPAHYTEAALVKALEELGIGRPSTYAPTITTIIARRYVAKENKNLYMTELGEVVNNIMKKSFPSIVDVYFTATMEELLDSVGEGIVQWKTVIRNFYPDLEDAVQTAEKELEEVKIEDEVTDVICDLCGRNMVIKYGPHGKFLACPGFPDCRNTKPYLEKIGVPCPVCGKDVVLRRSKKGRRYYGCENNPECEFMSWQKPSKEKCPNCGGYMLEKGNKVVCADEHCGFVMVRKKEEVQQEA; this comes from the coding sequence ATGGCGAAATATTTAGTGATTGTGGAATCACCGGCGAAAGTGAAGACAATCAAGAAATTTCTCGGTTCAAATTATGAGGTCATGGCATCCAATGGACATGTGCGGGATCTTCCCAAAAGCCAGCTTGGAATCGACGTGGAGAATGATTACGAACCTAAATATATAACGATCAGGGGAAAGGGGGATATCCTGGCGGGGCTTCGCAAGGCTGCTAAAAAGGCGGACAAGGTATATCTGGCAACTGACCCTGACCGTGAGGGGGAAGCCATTTCCTGGCATCTGTCCAAAGCGCTGAAACTGGACGAGAAGAAAATGCGCAGGATCACATTCAACGAGATAACCAAGACCGCAGTAAAAGCTTCTATTAAAGAGGCCCGCGATATTGATATGAACCTGGTGGATGCACAGCAGACCAGAAGAATGCTGGACCGTATGGTAGGTTACAGGATCAGTCCTGTACTCTGGGCAAAAGTAAAAAGAGGATTAAGTGCAGGCCGTGTACAGTCCGTGGCCCTGCGCATCATCGGTGACCGGGAGGATGAGATCAATGCATTTATTCCGGAGGAATACTGGACACTGGACGCGGAGTTTGCCGTAAAAGGGGAAAAGAAACCCCTGATCGCCAAATTCTATGGAAATAAAAGCAAAAAAATGAGCATTGGTTCCAGGGAAGAACTGGACAAGATACTGGAAGGACTTGAGGGCGTCAGCTATGAGGTGGCTGAGGTAAAGAAGAGCGAACGAAGCAAAAAACCGCCTCTTCCTTTTACGACCAGTACCTTACAGCAGGAAGCGTCCAAGGTGCTGAATTTTTCCACGCAGAAGACTATGCGCCTGGCGCAGCAGCTCTATGAAGGAATAGACATTAAGGGGAACGGTACCGTGGGTGTTATCACCTATCTGCGTACAGACTCCACCAGAATCTCTGAGGAGGCTGAATCAGCCGCCCATGCGTACATTACTTCTCAGTACGGGCCGGATTACACACTGACCCAGGAGAAGAAGGATGACAAGAAGAAAAAAATCCAGGATGCCCATGAAGCCATCCGTCCCACAGATATTACAAGGACGCCGGCTTCCCTGAAAGAATCCTTGAGCAGGGACCAGTTCAGGCTGTATCAGCTGATCTGGAAACGGTTCACAGCCAGCAGAATGCAGAATGCCAAATACGAGACTACGTCTGTGAAGATCAAGGGCGGGGAGTATTATTTTACGATGGCTGCCTCCAAGTTGAAATTTGACGGTTTTATGGCTGTCTATGTGCAGGAGGATGAGGAAAAGACAGAGAACGCCTTCCTGGCTAAGGGATTGGATGAGAGCACAGAGCTTTCTTTCCAGGGCTTCCATGAACAGCAGCATTTTACACAGCCGCCGGCACATTATACGGAGGCTGCCCTTGTAAAAGCTCTGGAGGAGCTGGGGATTGGACGTCCAAGTACCTATGCGCCCACCATCACCACCATTATTGCCAGGCGGTATGTGGCAAAGGAAAATAAAAATCTGTATATGACGGAGCTGGGCGAAGTCGTTAACAATATTATGAAGAAATCTTTCCCCAGTATTGTGGATGTGTATTTTACTGCCACCATGGAGGAACTGCTGGACAGTGTGGGAGAAGGGATCGTGCAGTGGAAGACTGTGATACGGAATTTCTATCCTGACCTTGAGGATGCAGTGCAGACGGCTGAGAAGGAACTGGAGGAAGTCAAGATAGAGGATGAGGTGACAGATGTGATCTGTGATCTGTGCGGGCGGAATATGGTGATCAAATATGGCCCTCACGGGAAATTCCTGGCTTGTCCCGGATTTCCGGACTGCAGGAATACAAAGCCTTATCTGGAGAAGATTGGAGTGCCCTGCCCTGTTTGCGGGAAGGATGTGGTGCTCCGCAGGAGTAAGAAAGGGCGCCGGTATTATGGGTGCGAGAATAATCCGGAATGCGAGTTTATGTCATGGCAGAAGCCTTCTAAGGAGAAGTGCCCGAATTGCGGAGGGTATATGCTGGAGAAGGGGAATAAGGTTGTTTGTGCGGATGAGCATTGTGGGTTTGTGATGGTGCGGAAGAAGGAGGAGGTGCAGCAGGAGGCATAG
- the dprA gene encoding DNA-processing protein DprA, which translates to MEKEKIFCCPKTGRAYPDKLRHFEDMPEYLYVKGKLPDSRKKSVAIVGARRCSSYGSSQAYYFAKELSRYGIQIISGMARGVDGWAHRGALDGGGETFAVLGSGVDICYPRQNMDIYRRIPIRGGILSEYEPQTPALPYHFPRRNRIISALADLVLVIEAGRKSGSLITVNFALEQGRSVYALPGRLGDALSEGCNNLIFEGAGIANSVDIILNELQISDRLKADLEAKSNFRLASREEMVYSCLDLKPKYLEEIFLQVELNPGEIQEILLKLELKGLVAEPVKNYYARTGG; encoded by the coding sequence ATGGAAAAAGAGAAAATTTTCTGCTGTCCGAAAACGGGCAGGGCATATCCGGATAAGCTCAGACATTTTGAGGACATGCCGGAATATTTATATGTGAAGGGAAAGCTTCCTGACAGCCGGAAAAAGAGTGTGGCAATTGTGGGAGCCAGGCGATGCAGCAGTTACGGCAGTTCCCAGGCATATTATTTTGCAAAAGAGCTGTCAAGGTACGGAATCCAGATCATAAGCGGTATGGCCAGGGGGGTGGACGGCTGGGCACACAGAGGTGCCCTGGACGGGGGCGGGGAAACATTCGCGGTTCTGGGAAGTGGGGTGGATATCTGTTATCCCAGGCAGAACATGGACATATATAGAAGGATTCCGATCCGGGGAGGCATACTTTCTGAGTATGAACCCCAGACACCGGCCCTTCCCTATCATTTCCCCAGAAGGAACCGGATCATCAGTGCGCTGGCGGATCTGGTGCTGGTCATAGAAGCGGGAAGGAAAAGCGGTTCCCTGATCACAGTGAACTTTGCGCTGGAGCAGGGGCGGAGCGTCTATGCCCTTCCCGGGCGTCTGGGAGACGCGCTCAGTGAGGGATGCAACAACCTGATTTTTGAAGGTGCAGGCATTGCTAATTCCGTAGATATTATTCTTAATGAACTTCAGATTTCAGATAGATTAAAAGCAGATTTGGAAGCAAAATCAAACTTTAGGCTTGCAAGCCGGGAAGAAATGGTGTATAGTTGTCTGGATTTGAAGCCAAAATATCTGGAAGAGATTTTCCTTCAGGTAGAACTAAATCCTGGGGAAATTCAGGAAATATTATTGAAACTGGAATTGAAGGGGCTTGTAGCAGAGCCAGTCAAAAATTATTATGCCAGAACGGGAGGTTGA
- a CDS encoding YifB family Mg chelatase-like AAA ATPase — MFSSVMSAAICGVDCVPVRVEADVSSGLPVFNMVGYLSSQVREAQERVRTAIRNTKISLPPKRVTVNLAPADVRKEGNRFDLPIAAALLAAFGYIEKEKLKGVMLAGELGLDGRVNRVRGILPLAETAAQKGCWLCIVPKSNCREALATGKIRVLGVESLQDFLDASGKERWGVRKQTPYGNEEFSEPVYNVDFGEIQGQETVKRAAVIAAAGFHNLLLTGPQGAGKTMIARRIPTIMQKLSREESLEVSRIYSVAGLLSEDQPFLSARPFRSPHHTISPQALAGGGRIPRPGEITLSHRGVLFLDEIPEFSHNSIEILRQPLEEHKVMIARTGGSYEFPAHCMLVAAMNHCPCGRYPDLKRCTCTDRDISRYAGRLSGPILDRIDLCAEAACMTYREISGGKTGRSSAELRKEVEKAFLTQQDRYQGLGICYNSELSGKQVEKYCSVSREGRRLLEKAYEMMNLSARAYHKILKTARTIADLDGEEEIKEAQISEAVCYRGLEKRKV; from the coding sequence ATGTTCAGCAGTGTGATGTCGGCAGCGATCTGCGGGGTGGACTGCGTCCCTGTACGGGTGGAGGCGGATGTGAGCAGCGGCCTGCCTGTATTTAATATGGTTGGGTATCTGTCCTCCCAGGTCAGGGAGGCCCAGGAGCGGGTGAGGACAGCGATCAGAAATACAAAGATCAGCCTGCCGCCCAAAAGGGTCACTGTGAATCTGGCGCCGGCGGATGTGAGGAAGGAGGGGAACCGGTTTGACCTGCCCATTGCGGCAGCACTCCTGGCAGCTTTTGGCTACATAGAGAAGGAGAAACTAAAGGGTGTCATGCTGGCCGGTGAACTGGGTCTGGACGGCAGGGTAAACCGGGTAAGAGGAATCCTTCCTCTGGCGGAGACAGCGGCGCAAAAGGGATGCTGGCTCTGCATTGTGCCAAAAAGTAACTGCAGGGAGGCGCTGGCAACAGGAAAGATAAGGGTTCTGGGGGTGGAATCCCTGCAGGATTTTCTGGATGCGTCAGGAAAAGAGAGGTGGGGTGTCAGGAAACAGACGCCGTATGGGAACGAGGAGTTCTCCGAACCTGTTTACAATGTGGATTTTGGGGAAATACAGGGACAGGAAACCGTGAAACGCGCGGCAGTGATCGCGGCAGCCGGGTTTCACAACTTGCTGCTGACCGGTCCCCAGGGGGCGGGCAAGACTATGATCGCCCGCAGGATTCCCACCATTATGCAAAAGCTTTCCAGGGAGGAGAGTCTGGAAGTTTCCAGAATCTACAGTGTTGCAGGGCTTTTGTCGGAAGACCAGCCCTTTCTGTCCGCAAGGCCTTTTCGTTCACCTCATCATACCATTTCTCCCCAGGCGCTGGCCGGAGGCGGCAGGATCCCAAGGCCGGGGGAAATCACACTCTCCCACAGAGGGGTTCTTTTTCTGGATGAAATTCCCGAGTTTTCCCACAATTCTATTGAAATATTGAGACAGCCTTTGGAGGAGCATAAGGTGATGATCGCCAGAACCGGGGGCTCTTATGAGTTTCCGGCGCACTGTATGCTGGTGGCTGCCATGAACCACTGTCCCTGCGGCAGGTATCCGGATCTGAAGCGGTGTACCTGTACAGACAGGGATATCAGCAGATATGCGGGGAGATTAAGCGGCCCCATACTGGATAGAATTGACCTCTGCGCAGAAGCGGCCTGTATGACTTACCGGGAGATTTCCGGCGGTAAGACAGGCCGGAGTTCGGCAGAACTTAGGAAAGAGGTAGAAAAAGCGTTTTTGACACAGCAGGACCGTTATCAGGGGCTGGGTATCTGCTATAATTCGGAACTTTCCGGGAAACAAGTGGAGAAATACTGCAGTGTCAGCCGGGAAGGCCGGCGTCTTTTGGAAAAAGCTTACGAAATGATGAATTTAAGTGCCAGGGCCTATCATAAGATTTTAAAGACAGCACGTACCATTGCGGACCTGGACGGTGAGGAGGAAATCAAGGAGGCACAGATCAGTGAGGCGGTCTGCTACAGGGGCCTGGAGAAAAGGAAGGTATAA
- a CDS encoding helix-turn-helix domain-containing protein has translation MGGNSKSQQQDKDSVQGSISLRSVEWNCLGQDIETYRTGSGEYALYIITKGRGSITAGGIEYEAAEGNVLAVFPERDVKAAGNAQGFFYYIRLCSCGAQVAECAREAGFFEDAPFHLVNCMTELIKTVRGMLESEDAGYVERLEQNCRITKIWIDLIEDHRDSKGQIPYTAGNDRLMEIQEIAAYMKEHMEQNLKVEQIAKKYGMNRSGLTRQFRSAIGCPPQQYLLQVRMDRAKELLRDTEYTIGEVAARVGYRDALAFSHIFKEKCSMGPKEYRKSCIKE, from the coding sequence ATGGGCGGAAATAGTAAAAGTCAGCAGCAGGACAAAGACAGTGTACAGGGCAGCATAAGTCTGCGGTCTGTGGAATGGAACTGCCTGGGGCAGGACATAGAAACGTACCGGACAGGAAGCGGGGAATACGCTTTATATATCATAACCAAAGGGCGTGGAAGTATAACGGCAGGTGGAATAGAATATGAAGCGGCCGAAGGAAATGTGCTGGCCGTCTTTCCGGAAAGGGATGTGAAAGCCGCAGGGAATGCGCAGGGTTTCTTCTATTATATCCGTCTTTGTTCCTGTGGTGCCCAGGTGGCGGAGTGTGCCAGGGAGGCAGGCTTTTTTGAGGACGCCCCGTTCCATCTCGTCAATTGTATGACAGAACTGATAAAAACAGTGCGGGGTATGCTGGAGTCAGAGGATGCCGGGTATGTGGAACGTCTGGAACAGAACTGCCGCATAACGAAAATATGGATCGACCTGATTGAAGACCACAGGGATTCCAAGGGGCAGATTCCGTACACGGCGGGAAATGACAGGTTAATGGAAATACAGGAGATCGCTGCATATATGAAGGAACATATGGAGCAGAATCTGAAAGTCGAGCAGATAGCAAAAAAATACGGAATGAACCGGAGCGGTCTTACCAGGCAGTTCCGAAGTGCAATAGGATGTCCCCCTCAGCAGTATCTTCTCCAGGTGAGAATGGACAGGGCAAAGGAACTGCTGCGGGATACAGAGTATACCATCGGGGAGGTTGCTGCCCGGGTGGGGTACAGGGATGCACTGGCATTTTCCCATATTTTTAAGGAGAAGTGCAGTATGGGACCGAAGGAGTACAGGAAAAGCTGTATCAAAGAATAA
- a CDS encoding helix-turn-helix domain-containing protein codes for MKSRLKDLRMEKGYTQIKMQHLTGIDQSDYSKIENGKRYYTFEQCKRIALALDTSMDYLAGLTDDKKPYPRRTN; via the coding sequence ATGAAATCCAGATTAAAAGATTTAAGAATGGAAAAAGGATATACACAGATCAAAATGCAGCATCTGACCGGCATTGACCAGAGTGACTACTCTAAAATTGAAAATGGAAAACGCTATTATACCTTTGAACAATGCAAACGGATCGCCCTGGCGCTGGATACCAGTATGGACTATCTGGCAGGCCTTACAGACGATAAAAAACCTTATCCCAGACGCACAAACTGA
- the sigK gene encoding RNA polymerase sporulation sigma factor SigK: MKTFLKPLTSEEEKYYLQEYKRGSQEAKNILIERNLRLVAHIVKKYQGVEEDLDDLISIGTIGLIKAIHTFNGEKSNRLSTYAARCIDNELLMLLRSKKKTNKEVSLYEPIGTDKEGNEINLLDVIENEPVDVVDHYSLKEDIKKLYSLLDQVLNERELEVLKLRYGLYGEKELTQREIAKRLNISRSYVSRIEKNAVLKLRNCFLPS; encoded by the coding sequence TTGAAAACATTTCTTAAGCCCTTGACTTCCGAAGAAGAGAAATATTATCTTCAAGAATACAAAAGGGGCAGCCAGGAAGCTAAAAATATTCTCATAGAGCGCAATCTGCGCCTTGTTGCACATATTGTGAAAAAATATCAAGGGGTTGAGGAAGATTTAGATGATTTGATTTCAATTGGAACCATTGGGCTTATCAAAGCCATCCATACATTCAATGGGGAGAAATCTAACCGTCTCTCCACCTATGCTGCGCGCTGTATTGACAATGAACTGCTTATGCTGCTGCGTTCCAAGAAAAAGACCAATAAGGAAGTTTCCCTCTACGAACCAATCGGTACAGACAAAGAGGGGAATGAGATAAATCTTCTGGATGTGATCGAGAATGAACCTGTAGACGTGGTGGATCATTATTCCCTGAAAGAAGATATCAAAAAGCTCTACAGCCTCCTGGACCAGGTCTTGAACGAACGTGAGCTGGAGGTTCTGAAACTGCGGTACGGACTCTACGGGGAAAAGGAACTGACACAGAGGGAAATAGCTAAGCGGCTGAATATCAGCCGCTCTTATGTCTCCCGTATTGAAAAAAATGCTGTCCTAAAGCTCCGGAACTGCTTCCTTCCGTCTTAA
- a CDS encoding peptidase U32 family protein, translating to MREKPELLIPASSLEVLKIAVIYGADAVYIGGEVFGLRAKARNFSMKDMAEGMGFAHRYGVKVYVTANILAHNRDLEGVREYFEELREIKPDALIISDPGVFMIAKEVCPEIERHISTQANNTNYGTYRFWHDLGAKRVVCARELSLEEIREIRAHIPGDMEIETFIHGAMCISYSGRCLLSNFFTGRDANQGACTHPCRWKYSIVEETRPGEYMPVFENERGTYIFNSKDLCMIEHMDDILTAGIDSLKIEGRMKTALYVATVARTYRKAIDDYFDSPELYKKNMPWYREQIMGCTYRQFTTGFFYGKPDETAQIYDSNTYAKDYTYLGYLEDKTPEGLYRITQRNKFLVGETIEVMKPDGENRPVVVKAIYDEEGNSCDSAPHPQQILHVDLGEGLDLYDILRRKEAVPEL from the coding sequence ATGAGAGAAAAACCAGAATTACTGATTCCCGCCAGCAGCTTAGAAGTCCTGAAGATTGCTGTTATCTACGGCGCGGATGCCGTATATATCGGCGGTGAAGTATTTGGACTGAGGGCAAAAGCCCGGAATTTTTCCATGAAGGATATGGCAGAGGGTATGGGGTTTGCCCACAGATATGGGGTGAAAGTGTATGTGACTGCCAATATCCTGGCCCACAACAGGGACCTGGAGGGTGTGCGGGAATATTTTGAAGAATTAAGAGAGATAAAGCCGGATGCGCTGATCATTTCAGACCCCGGTGTTTTTATGATCGCAAAGGAAGTCTGCCCGGAAATCGAGCGGCATATCAGTACACAGGCTAATAATACCAATTATGGCACTTACCGGTTTTGGCATGATCTGGGAGCAAAGCGCGTGGTATGTGCAAGGGAACTTTCCCTGGAGGAAATCCGGGAGATCCGTGCCCATATTCCGGGGGATATGGAGATAGAGACCTTTATCCATGGTGCTATGTGTATCTCTTATTCGGGAAGATGCCTGCTGAGCAATTTCTTTACAGGAAGGGATGCGAACCAGGGGGCATGTACCCATCCCTGCCGCTGGAAATACTCCATTGTGGAGGAGACCAGGCCGGGAGAATATATGCCTGTCTTTGAAAATGAGAGAGGGACTTATATCTTCAATTCCAAAGATTTGTGTATGATCGAGCATATGGATGATATTCTCACAGCGGGAATAGACAGCCTGAAAATAGAGGGGCGTATGAAGACAGCCCTGTATGTGGCAACGGTGGCAAGGACCTACCGAAAAGCCATAGATGACTATTTTGACAGCCCGGAGCTTTACAAAAAGAATATGCCATGGTACCGGGAACAGATCATGGGCTGTACCTACAGACAGTTTACCACAGGATTTTTCTATGGCAAACCGGATGAGACAGCGCAGATATATGACAGTAATACCTATGCCAAGGATTACACCTATCTGGGATATCTGGAGGATAAGACACCGGAAGGGCTGTACCGCATCACCCAGAGGAATAAATTCCTCGTGGGAGAGACCATAGAGGTCATGAAACCGGACGGAGAGAACCGCCCGGTGGTTGTGAAAGCTATATATGATGAGGAAGGGAATTCCTGTGATAGCGCCCCGCATCCCCAGCAGATTCTGCATGTAGACCTGGGTGAAGGGCTTGATCTGTACGACATTTTAAGACGGAAGGAAGCAGTTCCGGAGCTTTAG
- a CDS encoding O-methyltransferase, translated as MIVDERMVTYINSLDRGNTPFLNELERKAREDRVPIIRREMQSFLKVLLQIKRPRLILEVGTAVGFSTLLMSEYAPAKCEITTIENYEKRIPIARENFRRAGREEQITLLCGDAAQVLKTLEGPFDLIFMDAAKAQYIHFLPEVLRLLPSGGILVSDNVLQDGDLIESHFAVERRDRTIYKRMREYLYVLKNHEELETSILPLGDGVTLSIKK; from the coding sequence GTGATCGTTGATGAGAGAATGGTAACTTATATCAATTCCCTGGACCGGGGCAACACCCCCTTTCTCAATGAACTGGAAAGAAAAGCCAGGGAGGACAGGGTGCCCATTATCCGCAGGGAGATGCAGAGTTTCCTGAAAGTACTGCTTCAGATAAAACGTCCCCGCCTCATTTTAGAGGTGGGGACTGCTGTTGGGTTCTCCACACTTCTGATGAGCGAATATGCGCCGGCAAAGTGTGAGATCACCACCATAGAGAACTATGAGAAACGGATCCCCATAGCACGGGAAAATTTTAGACGGGCCGGAAGGGAAGAGCAGATCACCCTGCTTTGCGGGGATGCTGCCCAGGTGTTGAAAACCCTTGAGGGGCCGTTTGATCTTATTTTTATGGATGCTGCCAAGGCACAGTATATCCATTTTCTGCCCGAGGTGTTAAGACTTCTGCCATCCGGGGGAATCCTGGTATCTGACAATGTGCTTCAGGATGGGGATTTAATAGAGTCCCATTTTGCCGTGGAGCGCAGGGACCGTACCATTTATAAGCGGATGCGGGAGTATCTCTATGTGCTGAAGAACCATGAAGAATTGGAAACGTCCATTCTGCCTCTGGGAGATGGAGTGACTTTGAGTATAAAGAAATAA
- a CDS encoding endolytic transglycosylase MltG translates to MAKGIRKQGAASIMASGFFRLAVYACIVFAVIFVGKSAYDFGYAIFNEVPVAEGEGTDITVVIKDGSSVYQIGKILKKKGLIEDAKVFVVQEKLSNYKDKLQAGTYILNTNMTADDMMAILSRENVDGQPTQGSGTDGNSAVQDTSKATGGDGTEQESGDTGEGEEAGTGEEQEGQQAE, encoded by the coding sequence ATGGCAAAAGGAATCAGAAAACAGGGTGCGGCATCTATTATGGCGAGTGGTTTTTTCAGGCTGGCAGTTTATGCCTGTATTGTATTTGCCGTCATTTTTGTGGGCAAATCTGCCTATGATTTCGGATATGCGATTTTTAATGAAGTTCCTGTGGCTGAGGGGGAGGGAACAGACATCACCGTGGTGATCAAGGATGGTTCCTCTGTTTATCAGATCGGCAAGATCCTGAAGAAAAAAGGGCTGATCGAGGATGCAAAGGTCTTTGTGGTGCAGGAAAAGCTGTCCAATTATAAGGACAAGCTGCAGGCAGGTACCTATATTCTGAATACCAATATGACGGCAGATGATATGATGGCGATCCTGTCCCGTGAAAATGTGGATGGCCAGCCCACCCAGGGCTCCGGTACAGACGGCAATTCTGCTGTGCAGGACACCTCCAAGGCAACCGGGGGAGACGGTACAGAGCAGGAAAGCGGAGATACCGGAGAAGGTGAAGAGGCCGGTACCGGTGAAGAACAGGAAGGCCAGCAGGCAGAATAG
- a CDS encoding YlbF family regulator: MSIIDVCVDKLVHAIKNGVVYKQYCTALEEIKAIPGLKEQVDELRKLNYQIQAEGDEINLYDAIDDVDSKMDELCRIPEVNRFLEAELTLCRQLQSIDASIHQGIQLDIPDL, from the coding sequence ATGAGTATAATCGACGTCTGCGTGGACAAGCTGGTACATGCGATCAAGAACGGTGTTGTCTACAAGCAGTATTGCACGGCTCTGGAGGAGATCAAGGCAATTCCGGGGCTGAAAGAACAGGTAGATGAACTGCGCAAGCTGAATTATCAGATTCAGGCGGAAGGTGATGAGATCAATCTCTATGATGCGATTGATGATGTAGACAGCAAGATGGATGAGCTGTGCAGGATACCGGAGGTAAACCGTTTTTTAGAAGCGGAGCTTACGCTGTGCAGACAGCTTCAAAGTATTGATGCGTCCATCCATCAGGGAATACAGCTGGATATTCCGGATCTTTAA